The Sulfurospirillum deleyianum DSM 6946 nucleotide sequence CACTTTCCCATTAGGAATATAGGCCACATGCGCTCTTCCAATAATCGGCAAAAGATGGTGCTCACACATCGAATAAAATTCAATATCTTTAATTAAAACCATTTGATTATTATCGCTCTCAAACAGTGCTTCATTCAAGACTTCAGTAGGGCTTTGATGATACCCTTGTGTCATGTATTCATATGCCTTAAAGACTCGAGAAGGCGTTTTTAAAAGACCTTCACGCTGTGTGTTTTCACCAATAATTTCTAACATCGTTTTTACAGCATTTTCAAATTCTTCTTTTCGTTCCATGATCATTCACTTTGATTAAAATTAAGACGACATATTTTATCTTCATTTTGCTTTTTAATGGATAAAAAGCGACTTAAAAGTAATTTTTTGGTATATTTGAGAAAAATTTTATATCGAAAAGGGATTTTATGCAAATTAAAGTTAACCGTACTAATAGTGCCAATGCTGCTGTTGAAGCAACTATTTCACCTGCACTTTTACAAAAAAAAGAAGAGAAACTGATCACTTCTGCTGCTTCTAATATGAAAGTTGATGGTTTTAGAAAAGGAAAAGTTCCTGCACATATCGTAAAAGCACGTTACGGGAAACAACTCAAAGATGATGCCCAAACAGAAGCACTTAGAGACCTTTATACTCAAGCACTGAGCGAACTCAATGTAACCGCTGAGCTTGTAGTAGGTGAGCCTAGTTTCTCAAAATTTGAAGAAAAAGATGGTGGACTAGAGCTTGTCATGAAACTTTCATTCAAACCAAGTGTGAATGTTGAAGGCTATAAAGAGTGCATTCCTGAGTACAAAACACCTAAAGTGACTAAAAAAGAAATTAGTGAAAGACTTGAAAAGACATTGGCATTGGTTGCCGACCTTAAAACTGTAGAAGAAAAAAGAGCTGTTAAATCAGGTGATTTTGCGGTCATTGATTTTGAAGGCTTTTTAGACGGTGTTGCATTTGAGGGAGGTAAAGCGGAAAAATATACCCTAGAGATTGGTAGTGGCTCTTTTATTCCTGGTTTTGAAGATGGTGTCGTTGGGATGAAAGCAGGAAAGAGTAAAGATATCGAAGTTGCATTCCCTGAAAACTATGGCAACAAAGAACTTGCAGGTAAACCGGTTATCTTTAAAGTAACGCTTCATGAAATTAAAGTCAAAGATGTTCCAGAAACGCCAAGTGAAGAGATGATTCAAAAACTGCTTCCAGGTGTTGAAAATGCCTCTTTAGAAGTATTAGAAGAGCAAATTGAAACAGAAATTCGTAACGAAAAATTAGCAAAACTATTTAACGAAGAGTTAAAACCTCAATTTGTTGAAAATGTATTGGCAAAAGTTGCGCTAGATCTTCCAGAAAATATTGTTGATCAAGAGATTGATCTTCAAATGAGAAGTGTTTTTGGAAAGATGGATGAAGCAACCATTAAAGAATACTCTGAAAATCCAGAAAAAATTAAAGAAAAAAGAGAAGAGTTTAGAAATGATGCTGAAAAAAGCGTTAAATTAACTTTTATCGTCGATGAACTTGCACGTCAAGAAAACATCATGGTCAACGACCAAGAAGTTCTTCAAATGATCTACTTTGAAGCAATGCAACAAGGTGCAAACCCAAAAGAATACCTAGAATTTTACCAAAAACAAGGCGTTCTTCCAGCGATTAAAATGTCTATGATTGAAGAGAGACTCTTCAACCAGCTTTTTACAAAAGGTAACTAATGAGCTACTATGTTCCTGTCGTTGTTGAAAAAACAGGGAGAGGTGAGAGAAGTTATGATATCTATTCTCGCCTTTTAAAAGATCGTATTATTATGCTCAGTGGCGAAATCAATGATGTTGTGGCATCTTCGATTGTCGCACAACTTCTTTTTCTCGAAGCAGAAGACCCTGAAAAAGATATCTATTTGTATATTAATTCCCCTGGTGGTGTCATTACCAGTGGTTTTAGTATTTACGATACTATGAATTATATCAAGCCTGATATTAGCACTATTTGTATCGGTCAAGCTGCCTCTATGGGCGCATTTTTACTCAGTGCGGGCACGAAAGGGAAACGTTATGCGCTTCCTAATGCTCGTATTATGATTCACCAACCCTTAGGTGGAGCACAAGGGCAAGCAACCGATATCGAAATTCAAGCCAAAGAAATTTTGCGCATGAAGCAAGTCCTCAACGAAATTTTGGCAAAAAATTGTAATCAAAAATTGCCTAAAATTATCAAAGACACAGAGCGCGATTTCTTTATGAGTGCAGAAGAGTCATGTGAGTATGGGTTAATTGACAAAGTACTCAATAAAAGTTTTAAATAATGATTTAAAAGGTAAGCAATGGTTCGTTTTAACAGAGAAAAAGGAAATGTAGGTGTTTACAACATCGATACAAAAGAAGATATCGTTGCGCAAACACCCCCTCCAAAACCAATCACAAAAGAGCCCATTGCTTCCCAAAATAGCACCAATAATGAGTTAGATAAATTTGCGGCGCTGGTTTTAAAAACCATGGGGGATGAAGGCATCCCCCCAACGCCTCAAAATTTTCAAATTTACTTTGACAAACTTTTGGAAAGTAAACCAACGGCTTTTAAAAAACGCATCAATGACTTTTTAGAATTGGAAAACAATAACAACGATGAAAGTCATGCTCGCATTGAGCTCGAGATTAAAGAGGGATTTGCTCAAATTAAAAATATTATGCAAGTGGTTTCTACCGTTTATCGAAATCTTAACGTGATGCAAGAAATCATAAAAAAACGCTCCACCCAACTTGAAAGCAATCCTAGTTTTCTTGCCACACAAAATATCATCTCCTCTTTAACAGAAGATCTCAATAAAATGTTTGAATTAACGACCAAACAAATTGATTTGCTTAAAGGGTATTACCAAAAAACAACAACGATTTTACAAGAGGTCGATAACCAATCAATTTTTGATGCAAAATTTGGTATTTACAACAGACGTTATCTTGTAAAATCAATTAAAAATGAAATTAAACTTATCAAAACCTATGCTCATCCAAGTACACTCGTCCTCTCTCGGGTTAAAGAGAGCTCTTTAGAAAAAATTGCCAGTAAAAAAGAGAAAGATACCATTGTGCGTAACATCGCTAAATTGTTACTCAAAACATCTCGCAGAAGCGATATTGTAGCTCATTTTGGAGATGGAATATTGGCAATGATTTTAAAACATACCGATTTAAATTCCGCCAAAAAAGCATGCGATCGCATTAGCGAATTGGTCTATC carries:
- the tig gene encoding trigger factor, encoding MQIKVNRTNSANAAVEATISPALLQKKEEKLITSAASNMKVDGFRKGKVPAHIVKARYGKQLKDDAQTEALRDLYTQALSELNVTAELVVGEPSFSKFEEKDGGLELVMKLSFKPSVNVEGYKECIPEYKTPKVTKKEISERLEKTLALVADLKTVEEKRAVKSGDFAVIDFEGFLDGVAFEGGKAEKYTLEIGSGSFIPGFEDGVVGMKAGKSKDIEVAFPENYGNKELAGKPVIFKVTLHEIKVKDVPETPSEEMIQKLLPGVENASLEVLEEQIETEIRNEKLAKLFNEELKPQFVENVLAKVALDLPENIVDQEIDLQMRSVFGKMDEATIKEYSENPEKIKEKREEFRNDAEKSVKLTFIVDELARQENIMVNDQEVLQMIYFEAMQQGANPKEYLEFYQKQGVLPAIKMSMIEERLFNQLFTKGN
- the folE gene encoding GTP cyclohydrolase I FolE encodes the protein MERKEEFENAVKTMLEIIGENTQREGLLKTPSRVFKAYEYMTQGYHQSPTEVLNEALFESDNNQMVLIKDIEFYSMCEHHLLPIIGRAHVAYIPNGKVVGLSKIPRMVDIFARRLQIQEQLTEQIAKAIDDVIAPKGVGVVIQARHMCMEMRGVEKTHSNTTTSALRGLFLKADTRKEFFDIINAPQANRY
- a CDS encoding GGDEF domain-containing protein; the encoded protein is MVRFNREKGNVGVYNIDTKEDIVAQTPPPKPITKEPIASQNSTNNELDKFAALVLKTMGDEGIPPTPQNFQIYFDKLLESKPTAFKKRINDFLELENNNNDESHARIELEIKEGFAQIKNIMQVVSTVYRNLNVMQEIIKKRSTQLESNPSFLATQNIISSLTEDLNKMFELTTKQIDLLKGYYQKTTTILQEVDNQSIFDAKFGIYNRRYLVKSIKNEIKLIKTYAHPSTLVLSRVKESSLEKIASKKEKDTIVRNIAKLLLKTSRRSDIVAHFGDGILAMILKHTDLNSAKKACDRISELVYQTSFFVGSSEIETDIELAITSLDTEHSVEEFLAVMLEGLPKTGRSLIPYIVCTPLHESEIE
- the clpP gene encoding ATP-dependent Clp endopeptidase proteolytic subunit ClpP, whose translation is MSYYVPVVVEKTGRGERSYDIYSRLLKDRIIMLSGEINDVVASSIVAQLLFLEAEDPEKDIYLYINSPGGVITSGFSIYDTMNYIKPDISTICIGQAASMGAFLLSAGTKGKRYALPNARIMIHQPLGGAQGQATDIEIQAKEILRMKQVLNEILAKNCNQKLPKIIKDTERDFFMSAEESCEYGLIDKVLNKSFK